From Cystobacter fuscus DSM 2262:
CAGGACCGTCTCGTCGGGAGCGCCGCCCGTGGGCCCCTGCCCCAGGCCCTCGCGCACCCAGCGGGCCAGCTCGGAAGGCCCCCCCTCGGGCCGCGCGCGCCGCAGCGGGGAGAGCATCCGCCGCAACGCCTCGGCCGAGGCCACCCGATCCTCGGGCGCACGCGCCAGACACGCCCGGAGCACTGGCCGCACGTCCTCGGCCACGTCCGACAGCGGACCCACCCGGGCCTCGCGGATGCGCTCCATCGTCTCCAGCGGCGTGTCCCCATCGAAGGGCCGGCGCCCGGTGAGCAGCTCGTGCAGGGTGATGCCCAGCGAGAAGAGATCGCTCGCGGGCCCCAGCGCGCGGCCCCGCACCTGCTCCGGGGACATATAGGCGTAGGTGCCCTTGCGCACCCCGGCGCGCGTCTGGTCGCGCAGCAGCGTGGCCTTGGCGATGCCGAAGTCCGCCAGCTTCACCTCGCCCAGCCGGGACACCAGCACGTTGGAGGGCGTCACGTCCCGGTGCACGAGCCCCAGCGGCCGGCCCGCCTCGTCCTCCAGCCCGTGCACCGCGGCGAGCCCCAGGGCGAGCTCGTCCGCCACGAAGAGCGCCAGCGCCTCCCCGGGGAGCGAGCGCCCGAGGAGGCTCGCCAGGTCCGCGCCCTCCACGTAGTCCAGCCGCACGTAGTAGACGCCCTCGGCGAAGCCCAGGTCGTGCACGCCCACGAGGTTGCGGTGGCTCAGCCGCGCGCCCAGCCGGCCCTCCTCGAGGAACATCCGCTCGTAGGTGGCGTTGCCCACGTGCTCGGGGCGGAGCACCTTGAGCACCACGCGCTTCTCGAAGCCGCTGGCGCCGAAGGCCAGGGCGAGGAACACCTCGGCCATGCCGCCCGCGCCCAGCCGGCGCACGAGGCGGTAGGGCCCCAACTGTCGCGGCAGCTCCCTCACCCGGCCTAGACTAGCGCGGCCCCGTGTCCGACACCGCCCTCTCCACCCAGCAGGACAGCCCCGGTGGCCCCGTGCCGCGGCGCTGCCAGCTCGTCGTCATCGACGGGCCGGATGCCGGACGCGCGGTGGCGCTCGGGAGCGAGCCGGTGCGGGTGGGCACGCGCGAGGGGTGCGCGTTGCGGCTGAGCGATCCGCGCGTGTCGGGCGAGCACCTGGAGGTGTGGGCCGAGGAGACGGGCTTCGGGGTGAGGGACCTGGGCAGTCGCAACGGCACGCGCTACGAGGGCTCGCGGCTGGGCGAGGCGCGGGTGCGCGTGGGGGCGACCTTCAAGTTGGGGCGCAGCTTCGTGCGCATCCAGGCGCGAGGGCAGCCGTGGGAGGTGAGCCCCAGCCAGGCGCGGCGCTTCGGGGAGCTGGTGGGCGAGAGCCTGGCGATGCGCGAGCTGTTCGCGGTGCTCGAGCACGTGGCGCCCACGGACACGACGGTGCTGGTGCAGGGCGAGACGGGGACGGGCAAGGAGGGCGTGGCGCGGGCGCTCCACGAGGCGAGCGCGCGGCGCAAGGGGCCCTTCGTGGCGGTGGACTGTGGCGCGCTGCCGGAGGGGCTGGTGGAGAGCGAGCTGTTCGGCCACGTGAAGGGCGCCTTCACGGGCGCGCTGGCGGCGCGGGCGGGTGCCTTCGCGCGGGCGCGTGGGGGCACGCTCTTCCTGGACGAGCTGGCGGGCATCTCCCCAGCGGTGCAGGCGCGGCTGTTGCGCGTGCTGGAGGAGCGCCGGGTGCGCCCGGTGGGCGGGGACGCCGAGCAGGCCGTGGACGTTCGCGTGGTGGCGGCCTCGCGGGTGGACCTGTCGCTGGCGGTGGCCGAGGGCACGTTCCGCTCGGACCTCTACTACCGGCTGGCGGTGGTGACGCTGACCCTGCCCGCGCTGCGCCAGCGCCGCGAGGACCTGGCCCTGCTGGTGGCGGAGCTGCTGCGCCGCCGGGGCTTCGAGCCGGGCGCGGTGCGAGGCCCGGGCCTGGAACTGCTGTCCGGGCACGACTGGCCCGGCAACGTGCGGGAGCTGCGCAACGTGTTGGAGCGCTCGCTGGTGCTCTCGCGCGGGGCGGGGAGCTTCGAGCAGTTGCGGCTGTCGCTCCAGCCCCAGGGGACGGGGGCGGAGCTGACGTTGCGCACGGACCTGCCCTTCGCCGAGGCGAAGCAGGCGGTGGTGGAGTCCTTCGAGCGGCACTACCTGCGGGACGTGCTGGCGCGCGTGGGGGGCAACCTCTCGGAGGCGGCGCGACAGGCGGGAGTGGATCGCAAACACCTGCGCGCCCTGGCCCGCCGCCACGGCCTCTTGTCCGAGGAGCCCGAGTAGGAAGAAGCCCTCACGCGGGCAACCACTTGCGGCCGAAGGGCTTGTGGTACCGGTAGGGACGCAACGTCCCGTCGGGAGCCACCTCCAGCCACTGGCTGTGGTCGTTGTTCGGGATGTATCTGTCTCCGCAGCGGCAGCGATACGGGAAACCGAGGTGCTCCTGGCTCCTCCGTTGCATCAATTGCTTGTCCGCCTCGGACAGGTCCTCGCGTCCCGCCAGAAACTCGTAGTCATTGGGCCCGCACCGGCCCTGGCGGCACGGAGGACGGGGAGGGCGCCACCATTCGATGAATCGAACCAGTCCGATGAGGCACGACACCAGCAGCGCGTAGGCGGCGACTCCCGCCACGGCACCCAACCCTGCTCCGACGAGAAGTCCTGGCAGGATCGTCTCCCCATACGACGCGCCGAGCCTGGCGCCGATGACCGTTCCCGTGAGGGTGCAGAAGATGAACGTGACGTCGAAGAGCGTCATGGGCGTTCCGTGGCTCCCAAGCGCCATGCCAAGCAAACCCCGTGGGCATGCCTCTGTCCACGCTCCCCCGGTGTGACACATTGTCCGTGGTGCGGGGCCCCCGGTGACAGTCTGGAATTGCCGCCCGGGAGCCCGAGTCGTCCCAGGCGGACTCACTCCCGCACGGAGACGAGCACCGCGGTGATGTTGTCCCGGCCGCCCAGGGCGTAGGCCTCCTCCACCAGCCGCTCGGCGAGTCCCTCCGTGTCGCCCTCACCCAGGCGGTCCGCCAGCCGCTCCGGCCCGAGCGGCTCATAGAGCCCATCCGAGCACAGCAGGTACACGTCCCCCGCCTGGACGTCGAGCCGGCGCACGGTGGGCTCCGCTCTGTCGGTGCCCAGCGCGCGGGTGATGAGGTGGCCATACGGGCTGTCCGCGCGGGAGGCCGTCTTGACGCCCGCCTGTCGCATCTCCTCGAGAATGGAGTGGTCACGCGTGAGGACTTCCAGGCGACCCTCGCGCAGCCGGTAGAGGCGGCTGTCTCCCACGTGCGCCACGGCCGCGCCACGGGTCCCGAGGGCGAGCGCCACCACGGTGGAGCCCATCTGGTGCAGGGGCCCCTGGCGGCGGGAGCGCACGGCGCGCTGGGCGAGCCGCGTGCAGTTGAGGAGCAGATCCTCCTCCTGGCTGAGCTGGGGCTGACGGCAGTGGGGCCAGGTGGCCTCGGGATCCCGCACGAGGCGCTCGCACAGGCCCGAGAAGGTGTCCACCACGCAGCGGCTGGCCACCTCGCCGCCCGCGTACCCGCCCATCCCATCGGCCACGACGAACAGGCCCAGGTCGGCCCGGCTCGTCCAGGCATCCTCGTTGTGGGCGCGGCGGCCCACGTGCGTCCATCCCGCGCTGTCGATTCGCATCGGTCGTTCCTCCTGGCCGGGGACAGAGCAACGGGGAGGCCACCCGTAACCGCGCGAAATCACGAGCGTCCCTGGGGGCTCGAGTCCCCAGGAGCGCCATGGCCTGACCGAGCGCGCCGGGGACTCCACACCCCACCCCGGCGCCGCTGCTTCCGTACACCCCAACTGCAATTTGACGCCTTTATAAGATTTTCCGTACAACATGGGTAGTCCTGATTTATGAGAAAATGAGGTGGGACATGTGTGGACGGGTCGTGGGAAGGAGCCTCGGTCCGAACAGGCAACTTCGAATGCCGCCGTTCCTCCATGGCAGCTACCCCGCGGTTCGTCAGGGGGTGCGCCAGGAGGGGACGCGGTGTGGCGAGCAGTACCGGCGGGGCGGTGGCTTTCCGGCTCCAGAGCAGATGCTGGAAGTGCCTCCCGGAGAAGTGGTGGTGGTGCACGAGCTGGCGGACTTCCAGCACGAGCGTCCGGTGTGGCGGCTGTACATGCTGGCGGATGTGCTGGGCGGACTGTACGAGGCCTTGAGCTGGCGCGATGTGTTCCCCGCGCGGGACGCGTACGAGGCGTTCTGCCAGGAGACGGCCTGGGGGCGCTGTACTTCGCGATCTCGCCCATGGGCCCGGTGAGCGCGGAGCGCACGGCGCTTCGCCTGGGATGCTGCGCTTCTGGGAGCCGCTCCAGTCCGCGCGCTACCTCTTCAAGAGCCTCGAGGAGGTGCTCACCTTGGAGGAGTTGATGAGGGCCTCCTGCGATTGGGCCATGGAGGCGTGGTGCCCGGGGGAAGAAGGCTCGGTGTTCACGCGTCTGGAGTTGGCCGCGAAACGCATGGCCCGGGCGACCCGGGAAGACAGCATCGAGGCCATCCTCCGACAGCTGCCCCATGCCCTGTCCCTCGCGGGTGACTTGAAACACCGGGACGTGGTGGCCGATCCGGCATTCCAACGCGAGCGTCTCCTGGCGCTCGAGCCGGTGTCCTTCAAGTACGTGTCCGGTGCGTGCACGGCGGTGCTGCTCGAGAAGTTGTATGACTGGGACAGGCAGGTTGGTCACCCGTAGAAGGTGACGTGGATGGCGTTGGCGCGTAGGCCCTGTTTTCCCGAACCCTATTGCGATCCAGGTCGGGACTGGAGTGCATGCGGGTCCCATACGCACTTCAAGGTCAGGGGGCCCCGAACGTCTCCTCCCAGAGAAGCTGGCCCTCGGGGGACAGCCCGAAGGTCCACAGGTCCGTCTTGCCCGCCCCCTTGGACATCGTCGTTCCCACGACCACCAGGCTCCCGTCCGCCAGCCGGGCGATGCCGGAGCCCGAGTCGTCCTTGGCGCCTCCATGGGCCTGTTGCCAGAGCAGGTTTCCGTCGGCGGAGAAGCGCCAGACCCTGGCTTCCCGGTCGACCAGCAGCTCCTTCCAGGAGTAGCCCGCCACGGCGAAGCCCCCGTCGGCAAGGGCGGTGACGGCATGGCCCGACCCCACCTCGGTTGCCTCCGAGACATACTCCCAGAGGGTCTCGCCTCGTGGAGCCAGACGGGCCACCCAGACGCTCGGATCCATCGCACCAGGACGGAGCAGACGGCCAGTGACGGCGAATCCTCCATCCGGGAGCAGGGCGAGCGCGTTCAGTTCCCCCTGCCCCTCGGCAGGCAAACGCGTCTCCCGGGTGGCCCGGCCATCGGACTCCAGCACGAAGAGCCTCGAAATCCCTGGTCCAACGGTCGAGGTTTCCGCCGTCCCCAGGACGGCGACGCGCTGGGCCGGGAGCGCCACCAGGGCGGTGACGTGCTCGAGCTGGGGAAGCTTCACCTCCCAGAGCAGCTCGCCCCGCGAGTTCATCCGCACCACCCAGCCCTCTCGCTCCTGGGCTCCCCCCGCGACGATGGAACCGTCCTCGAGCACAGAGACGGCATTGAGCCCATTCACGCCCTCATGACCCGGGGTTCGCTCCCAGAGGACGTCCCCCTCCGGGGAGAGCGCGAGGAGCCATCCCTGGAATCCACCCCCGGGCACACGCTCGGCTCCGACGACGATGAGCCCTCCTCCCGGCATGGAGGAAATGGCATGGCCCGAGGTCCCGAGCTTTCCATTGCCCGCATAGGTTCGCTGCCACCGGGGGGGCGGAGCCTTGTCGAACCGGAGCACCCAGGCCTGGTTGACCCCGGGCTGCCGGGAGTTGGTGTAACCGACCACGGAGAAACCATTGCCGGTCGCGATGACCCCCTCGGCCGACTCATGCCCCGTACTGTTCTCCCGCTCGACTTCTCGCGCCCAATCCATGTCACTCTGCCCCATCGTGTGAGGAAGAAAGGCTCCCATCCGGTACAGGAGGACGGGGAGCGCCGCGAGCACCAGCAGCACGAGGACGGCCAGTCCTGTCCTCCATCCAGGCCGTCTTCGAGCGTCGTCCTGGGGACTCATTCCATTCAAGGCCAGAGGCGCCTCTCCTGGGAGATCCACTGCGTCCGGAGGGGCTCCGGGAGACCCAGGTCCCGCGCGGCGCTGGCAATGGTCCTGTTGTCACAGACGAGGGTGAAGAGCCGCTGCCACTCCGGGGTATGGAGCCGGTTCTTTTCGGCCTGGCTGAAGGGGCGGATGATGGGAGCGATGTCGCTGTACTCCATCTCGTACCACGGTCCGTTGTTCTCCCCGCCGATGTGCGCGCTCAGGAAGCGCATCTGGGCCTCGAGATTGCTGCGCCAGGTGGCCAGAACCGAGCACATGGTGCGGCGATTGAGGATGCGGAGGCGCACCGAATAACGGCCCCCTCCGTCGGGCCGCCGGTCCCGGAGGATCTCGGCCTGCTCGGCGGGCGTCAACCGCTTCAGGATGGCCTCCACCTCCCGTGAGAGCCACGTCGCGCCAAAAGCGCCACCATCGAGCGCGGCGTCGAGCCGGTGGAGGTGGGGACGGATGCGCACCCGGGCGAGCTCAGCGCCATTCAGATAGCCAGCCGGGGGCGCGGGGCGCCTGTGGATGGCGGGGTTGTAGCCCGTACCACCGGGGGTGAACATGTTGGCCAGAACCATCCCGTAGTGCCAGCGTTCATCGATGGAGGTGAGCGCGGTACCCGCGAATGCCGGGACGCGACCACCCCGGACGTACGGAGGAGCGTCATCCACTTCGGCGCTGGGCGAGAAGTTCGCAACGGCGCCAGGTAGCCCCTGCAAGCGGGCAATCCGATTGAGCTGGGTGCGCGTCGCCTGGGAGACCCCCTGGTAGAGCGGCTGGATGAGCGTCTGCTCCTCGGAGAGGGTTCCCATGTCCCAATCGCGGGCCGCTTGCTCAGTCATCCCGCGGAGGTTCAGAAGCGTGCGAAGCTTGGGAAAAACGTTGTCGAAGATGACCTGATTGCCCTCGCGCATCATCGCCTGGAGATCGTTGCTGACGGTATCGGCCATACGCCCCAGGTCCTCGAGACCCGGGCTCATGATGGCGACCTCATACGCACCCGTCGCAACGATGGACGCGGCGAGCGCCCATCGTGTCTTCAATCCTTGATCGACGGAGTATCTGTAGAACCAGCTGTAGAAGTCCCGGCGCTCGATGATGCGGGTGTAGCGACGGAAGTTGTTCGCCCTCAGGTTGTAGAGGCAGGCGTCCTTCCAGCGTTGGGTGCAATTCTCACGATCGCGCTCCGTCCAATCTCCTGGTCCGAGAGGCGCGTCAGCAGCCGGGCCCTCCGTCTTCACCGTCGGCGTATTCGCCGCGAGGTTGTTGCGCGCCGGCAGGATCTGCGGCTGGGCTGCCCTGCGCAGCACCACGGTGTGACTCGCGCCGGAGGGGCAGATGGGCGCCCTGTTCTGGAACTGGTTCTTGCAGCTCCGGCACTCGAACGTGTTCATGCGTCGGCTGACTATAGGCGGAATGGGGGCCTTGCTGGGGCGGACCTGCGCTGGCGAGAACGAGTGGCGCGCCTCACTTCCCCAACAGGCGATTCACCAGCTCCACATAGCGCTGCTTGGCCGTGTCGGGCGCGATGCCCTTGAGCTTGGCCCAGGCGTCGTACTTAGCGCGGCCGGTGAAGTCCATCATGCCCGGACGCGACCCCTTCACCTCGCCCTCCGTGGCCTGCTTGAAGAGGGAGTAGAGCTGGAGCAGGGTGTCGTTGTCGGGACGCTTCGTCAGCGTCTTCACCTGGACTTGCGCTTCCTGGAACCGGGTATTCAGGTCGGACATGGGGACTCTCCCAAGAGAGGGGGACGGCTGCGCCCGCGACCCTACCAGGAAGCCGCTTCCAGGATGCCGGTGACCTCGAACCAGGGGGGCTCGGGAAACGGATTCTCCTCGATGCGCATCCCCAGCCGGCGCATCACGTCGAGCGAGGCGGTGTTGTCCCGCTGGGTCCCCGCCAGGATCCGGCCCAACTTCAAGTGGTCGAAGGCATGGGCCACCAGCGCGCGAGCCGCTTCCGTGGCGTATCCCCGCCGCTGCCAGGCTGGTGCCGTTGCCCAGAACAGCCCGACCTCCGCGGAGAAGCGCGCGCCTTCCACTCTCCCAAACGAGGGCAACTGGCCGAAGGGGGCCAGCAACGGCACGAGGCCCACCAGTCCCACGAACTGGCCGCTCTCCTCGAGCTCGACCGCGCGCTCTCCATAGGGGGGTTGGTACAGCCGCGCGAGCTGCTCGTAGTTGCGCACGGTCCACTCCAGCCACTCGCGGCGCCGCTTCAGGTTCTCGTCCTCGCCCACCGCCTGGTCCGCCCAGCCGATGTCGACGTAGAGCCGATGGCAGTCGTCCAGGTCCTCCATCCGCAATGGGCGGATCCGCAGCCTCTTCGTTTCCAACGTGGGCAGATGCATGGCGTCTGGGGCCCCCCCGGGGTGGCACGTGTGAAATCGAACGGCGAACATCCTGAACGGCTCCTGACTTGTCCAGCCCCGTGCTCACGGGCGAGGACCCGGTCATGACCTTCTCCTTTCTCCCCGTGCGCGGCCTGCTGCTGCTGGTTTGGCTGGTGGCTCCCTCGAGCGCCCTGGCCCAGGAGCCCTCCCGGTTGATGCGTCCGGGGCAGCTCGATGTGCACGCCGAAGGGGGACTCTCGTTCATCCCTCCCTCCTTCGAGGCCGGTGCCAGCACGGAAGTCGGCGTGGTCGGGCTCGGCCCTGGAACGCTCTCCGTGGGCGCGCAGCTCGGCCTCCGGCAATGTCTGCTCGCGTGCTCGCTCTCCGGCGTCCTGGCCCTGGAGCGCGTGTCGACTCGCGACGTCCACGTCCTCGGCCGCCTGGGCTACCACTTCACCTGGCCGGGCAAGAGCCAGGGCAAGGTGGACCTCCAGGGCGCCCTGCTCGGGGGCGTGATGGAGGCGCGCATCCTCCGCGACGCCCCGGAGTTCCGGTACGAGGGGCGGGGTCGCGGTCTGGCCTTCGGCCTCGCCGTGGGCGGCAACTACTTCCTCTCGTCGCGGTTCTTCGTGGGCTGCGAGGCCCGGCTCCGCTTCGCCTCTGGCCTCTACGCGCTCTCCCTCACCCGTGGCTCGTACGCGTTCACCCAGGAGGATCGCCAGTGGGTCCGCCTGGGCCTCGGCACCGTGTTCTCCGCGGGAGTCCGGTTGTTCTGACGGGTGCTGGCGTCACCGCCGGGAGGACGTGGTGCCCTCAGGCTGCGCGAGCTGCTCCAGCCGTGCGTCCGTCAGGTTGTAGGCGGGCTGGTGGAACGTGGCGATCGCGGCCTCGAAGTGTTGCCGCGCCTCGTTCCGGTCGGGGACTCCCGCATGGCCAGGGAGCACGCCCGAGAGGGCCCTCGCCCAGGAGGTAGTGAGCCTAGCAGTTCTGGATGCGCTCCAAATGGTCATCGGCGTTCTTCGCCGCCGCCCACAGGGCCTGTTTATCCAACTCGCCCACCCAGTCCTTGGGTTTCCGGACGACGAGCACCTCGAGCGTCTGGCGCACCTCGGTGGGCCGGTCCCTCATCATCTGGGGCAGAAGGGATTCCTCCAGGGGATTGCTGCGCTTTCGCCTCGGCCGTGGCTTCGGGGGACGGGGGGCGCAAGGGACGCAGGCCCACCACGTAGGGGGGGATCTCCCTTCGAGATGGAGGAGGCCGTGACGGGTCCCACCGGACCGCGATGCACGACGCAGGCGGTGGCGAGGCTCACCAGCAAGAGGAGCCAGAGTGGGGGAGGCTCGGGACGGAACGAGGGGTCATGCCCTTTGAAAGAACTTCACGCTACAGCTAGTGTGCGAGGCGCCGAGTGATGCTTGGCACTGGGAGGAGCGCAAGCGCCTGAGCCGGCAAGCGGAGATGTTCGAACATGGTGATGATATGAACCTGACTCTACTGAATACAGACGAGACCATCAGCAAGCTCGTCTCGCTCATCAAGAACGCACGCAAACAGGTGTTGCTCGTTTCTCCCTACGTCACGTTGGGAAGAGAAGACCGGATCGGTCAAGCCATTCGTGCGGCGCTGAACAACAAGGTCTCCGTCACCCTGATCTTTCGGCTCGATGACGATTTCCAGGCCCTCGTCCGGACCTACAGTGAGTACCTTGAGGAACTCACCGCACGGGGCCTGCTCATCCGTGTTCTCCCAAAGCTCCATGCGAAGCTGTACTGGTCGGAGTCCGAGGTCATCATCTCCTCGCTGAACCTGCTCTCCTCCTCGTTCCTCTCCAGTATCGAGGTGGGGCTTTGGTCGCAGGAGCCCGCGGACGTGGCACTGGTGAGGAAGTTCATCGGCCAGGAGATCGAGCCACACCTCCTCTCTGGCGAAGACATCAAGAAGCGGGCGGCCACCAACGCTGGTGGAGACACCCATTCCACCAGGAGCGCCAAGCAGACGGAACGCTCTCGTGCTCCAGTTGCGATGCAAGGGGTGTGCATCCGGTGTGCCACCGGGATTGCACTCAACCCAGAAAAGCCATATTGCTGGAACGACTTCCAGAAGTGGGCTGAGTACGAGAACGCGGACTATGAAGATAGGTTCTGTCATGGCTGTGGCAAGGAGTTCCCCGCCACCATGAACAAGCCCCTGTGCCGGAGCTGCTATCGGAGGGTGGTCGGCTGAGATGTCGTGAGGGGTTGAACGGGCGCCGCCTTCAGGAGGCCGTGGAGGGCATAAGCCGTTCCAGGAGCACCCACGCCTTGTCCCAGCCCGGAACCCGCTCGGCAATCTGGCCATGGAGCCATCGAGCCACCATGGGGGGGGGAGGGGCGGAAGACTGCGCCATCCCCTGCTCAGCACTCACCAGCAGGCGTGCAACCAGGTGGGCAGGAGCGGCCCATGCCTGGTGCAGGGCTGTCTCCCAGTGCCCTTGTTGTAACAGGCGCTCGACTTCCTCACAGAGCACCTCGGGCCAGCGCCGCCACAGCAGCCTTCGGCTGGAGTGATCATAGGCATCGGGATAGCCGGCGCGGATGGCCTGCCGAACGTGTTCCTCGGGCATCATCTGGAGCGCGGTGAGTTGAGAGTAGCCTGTCTTGGACCGGGAGATACCACCCGAACCCGTCCAGCCTCGGAGAAAGACATTCCAGTGTTCGCGCTGGAAGAAGGGAAACATGGACTCCTGCCGGAACATGGAGTGGTAATGCCTATCTTCGACGAAGACTTCGACGACGGCTGCGGGCAGTGTCGTCCATAATAGTTGCGCGTGCGGTGCTACAGGAGCAAGGAACTGAGGAAGCTGCTTGTCATGGCGTTCCTTGAGCCAGATATCCCAGATCCTTCGGGCGAGCCTTTCCCACTCCAGGCCGCGACGCCGGACGTAATCGGGCAGGACGATGCCGAGTTCGCGCCAAGTGAAGTATCCTTCCAATTCGCTTAGCGT
This genomic window contains:
- a CDS encoding serine/threonine-protein kinase — protein: MGPYRLVRRLGAGGMAEVFLALAFGASGFEKRVVLKVLRPEHVGNATYERMFLEEGRLGARLSHRNLVGVHDLGFAEGVYYVRLDYVEGADLASLLGRSLPGEALALFVADELALGLAAVHGLEDEAGRPLGLVHRDVTPSNVLVSRLGEVKLADFGIAKATLLRDQTRAGVRKGTYAYMSPEQVRGRALGPASDLFSLGITLHELLTGRRPFDGDTPLETMERIREARVGPLSDVAEDVRPVLRACLARAPEDRVASAEALRRMLSPLRRARPEGGPSELARWVREGLGQGPTGGAPDETVLEET
- a CDS encoding sigma 54-interacting transcriptional regulator — protein: MSDTALSTQQDSPGGPVPRRCQLVVIDGPDAGRAVALGSEPVRVGTREGCALRLSDPRVSGEHLEVWAEETGFGVRDLGSRNGTRYEGSRLGEARVRVGATFKLGRSFVRIQARGQPWEVSPSQARRFGELVGESLAMRELFAVLEHVAPTDTTVLVQGETGTGKEGVARALHEASARRKGPFVAVDCGALPEGLVESELFGHVKGAFTGALAARAGAFARARGGTLFLDELAGISPAVQARLLRVLEERRVRPVGGDAEQAVDVRVVAASRVDLSLAVAEGTFRSDLYYRLAVVTLTLPALRQRREDLALLVAELLRRRGFEPGAVRGPGLELLSGHDWPGNVRELRNVLERSLVLSRGAGSFEQLRLSLQPQGTGAELTLRTDLPFAEAKQAVVESFERHYLRDVLARVGGNLSEAARQAGVDRKHLRALARRHGLLSEEPE
- a CDS encoding PP2C family protein-serine/threonine phosphatase → MRIDSAGWTHVGRRAHNEDAWTSRADLGLFVVADGMGGYAGGEVASRCVVDTFSGLCERLVRDPEATWPHCRQPQLSQEEDLLLNCTRLAQRAVRSRRQGPLHQMGSTVVALALGTRGAAVAHVGDSRLYRLREGRLEVLTRDHSILEEMRQAGVKTASRADSPYGHLITRALGTDRAEPTVRRLDVQAGDVYLLCSDGLYEPLGPERLADRLGEGDTEGLAERLVEEAYALGGRDNITAVLVSVRE
- a CDS encoding acyl-CoA-binding protein, with the protein product MSDLNTRFQEAQVQVKTLTKRPDNDTLLQLYSLFKQATEGEVKGSRPGMMDFTGRAKYDAWAKLKGIAPDTAKQRYVELVNRLLGK
- a CDS encoding GNAT family N-acetyltransferase: MHLPTLETKRLRIRPLRMEDLDDCHRLYVDIGWADQAVGEDENLKRRREWLEWTVRNYEQLARLYQPPYGERAVELEESGQFVGLVGLVPLLAPFGQLPSFGRVEGARFSAEVGLFWATAPAWQRRGYATEAARALVAHAFDHLKLGRILAGTQRDNTASLDVMRRLGMRIEENPFPEPPWFEVTGILEAASW
- a CDS encoding phospholipase D-like domain-containing protein, with the translated sequence MFEHGDDMNLTLLNTDETISKLVSLIKNARKQVLLVSPYVTLGREDRIGQAIRAALNNKVSVTLIFRLDDDFQALVRTYSEYLEELTARGLLIRVLPKLHAKLYWSESEVIISSLNLLSSSFLSSIEVGLWSQEPADVALVRKFIGQEIEPHLLSGEDIKKRAATNAGGDTHSTRSAKQTERSRAPVAMQGVCIRCATGIALNPEKPYCWNDFQKWAEYENADYEDRFCHGCGKEFPATMNKPLCRSCYRRVVG